A single genomic interval of Saccharothrix saharensis harbors:
- a CDS encoding WXG100 family type VII secretion target, with amino-acid sequence MRGKDGRQIAAEVGPELDYLSGISRRLGVRDLVADYFAPVVGDWNDLHEEAERWRKAGLVAEHVTRDLTKPLGKLDSAWQGKDADSFVEHMREVGLAGHDMSDAMHAMSEALDQTAEGIRGIVQDMSRVFAEAADAVSGAAALPVDGDRRVVEALDELHDPAKELHESVRDVLEAFLRLCEGVSGSDDFADVKMEHRYPERNWSYTPPVKPTAPEPPATTPPAETKPAASGGAGSGSGGGGVPGGGGGGVPGGGGGVPGGGGVPGGEHAERLQQGGSTGVSEPRPAEPGARPAAAAAAGPSGPPAAGGTGMMGAGMMGGMGAGGQQGGDKDHKSKVQLAGSTEQVFGKPKKSAPPVLGED; translated from the coding sequence ATGCGGGGCAAGGACGGCAGGCAGATCGCCGCCGAGGTCGGGCCGGAGCTGGACTACCTGTCCGGGATCAGCAGGCGGCTCGGCGTGCGCGACCTCGTGGCCGACTACTTCGCGCCCGTCGTGGGCGACTGGAACGACCTGCACGAGGAGGCGGAGCGCTGGCGCAAGGCCGGGTTGGTCGCCGAGCACGTGACGCGTGACCTGACCAAGCCGCTGGGCAAGCTCGACTCGGCGTGGCAGGGCAAGGACGCGGACTCGTTCGTGGAGCACATGCGGGAGGTCGGCCTGGCCGGGCACGACATGTCCGACGCGATGCACGCGATGAGCGAGGCGTTGGACCAGACCGCCGAGGGCATCCGCGGGATCGTGCAGGACATGTCCCGGGTGTTCGCCGAGGCGGCCGACGCGGTGTCCGGCGCGGCGGCGTTGCCGGTGGACGGCGACCGGCGCGTGGTGGAGGCGTTGGACGAGCTGCACGACCCGGCGAAGGAGCTGCACGAGTCGGTGCGGGACGTGCTGGAGGCGTTCCTGCGGCTGTGCGAGGGGGTGTCGGGCTCGGACGACTTCGCCGACGTGAAGATGGAGCACCGCTACCCCGAGCGGAACTGGTCGTACACCCCGCCCGTGAAGCCGACCGCGCCGGAGCCGCCGGCCACCACGCCTCCGGCGGAGACGAAGCCGGCCGCGTCCGGTGGGGCCGGGTCCGGATCGGGCGGTGGCGGTGTGCCCGGTGGCGGCGGTGGCGGTGTGCCCGGTGGTGGCGGTGGCGTGCCCGGCGGTGGTGGTGTGCCGGGCGGTGAGCACGCGGAGCGGTTGCAGCAGGGCGGGTCGACCGGGGTGTCCGAGCCCCGTCCCGCGGAGCCCGGGGCACGTCCGGCGGCGGCCGCGGCGGCGGGCCCGTCCGGTCCGCCCGCGGCCGGCGGCACCGGGATGATGGGCGCGGGGATGATGGGCGGCATGGGCGCGGGCGGCCAGCAGGGCGGCGACAAGGACCACAAGTCGAAGGTCCAGCTCGCGGGCTCGACCGAGCAGGTGTTCGGCAAGCCCAAGAAGTCCGCACCACCCGTCCTGGGCGAGGACTGA
- the mycP gene encoding type VII secretion-associated serine protease mycosin — MRIRKIAALTAAAVTLVTAPGAYAQPSTTNANARPNSQPPPVDRSFLRPPEAPKEDVDYQKKTECVTSGTGNRPIPNKPWGQMQLRLEEAHRFATGKDIKLAIIDTGVNTHPRLQGRVIPAGDYVETEKKGNDDCDGHGTEVAGVAAASKDEQTGFIGAAPEATVLAFRQTSNHFKYEDPAKKDNRDSAGKVATLAKAIISAVDQGAQVINISLTACAAPSAPSDQERELQAAIDWAVNDKDVVIVTAAGNIDSKGGCQGQNDNQDPNTVNVVASPPWYADNVLSVASMNMDGEVSSFSVWGPWVSVAAPGENIVTLDPRGQGLTDANSDENKRLTAIQGTSFASPYVAGVVALVRQRFPDLKARQVMDRIKATAQHPGNPNGRDHKVGYGMINPVAALTAELPSERPGAKPTTPEQLITNLGPLNPPSSTPMIVALSGTGAGVGLLLLTLFIVHTVNRNRARRALAPPRRSTI, encoded by the coding sequence ATGCGCATCCGCAAGATCGCCGCGCTGACCGCGGCCGCGGTCACCCTGGTGACCGCACCCGGCGCGTACGCCCAGCCGTCCACGACGAACGCCAACGCCCGGCCGAACTCGCAGCCGCCGCCGGTGGACCGGTCGTTCCTGCGCCCGCCCGAGGCGCCCAAGGAAGACGTCGACTACCAGAAGAAGACCGAGTGCGTGACCTCGGGCACGGGCAACCGCCCGATCCCGAACAAGCCGTGGGGCCAGATGCAGCTCCGGCTGGAGGAGGCGCACCGCTTCGCCACCGGCAAGGACATCAAGCTCGCGATCATCGACACCGGCGTCAACACCCACCCGCGGCTGCAGGGCCGCGTCATCCCGGCCGGCGACTACGTCGAGACCGAGAAGAAGGGCAACGACGACTGCGACGGCCACGGCACCGAGGTGGCGGGCGTCGCGGCGGCCAGCAAGGACGAGCAGACCGGGTTCATCGGCGCCGCGCCCGAGGCCACCGTGCTGGCGTTCCGGCAGACCAGCAACCACTTCAAGTACGAGGACCCGGCCAAGAAGGACAACCGGGACTCCGCGGGCAAGGTCGCCACGCTGGCCAAGGCCATCATCTCCGCCGTCGACCAGGGCGCGCAGGTCATCAACATCTCGCTGACCGCGTGCGCGGCCCCGAGCGCGCCCAGCGACCAGGAACGCGAGCTGCAGGCCGCGATCGACTGGGCGGTGAACGACAAGGACGTCGTCATCGTGACCGCCGCGGGCAACATCGACTCCAAGGGCGGCTGCCAGGGCCAGAACGACAACCAGGACCCGAACACGGTCAACGTGGTCGCGTCGCCGCCCTGGTACGCCGACAACGTCCTGTCGGTGGCGTCGATGAACATGGACGGCGAGGTGTCGTCGTTCTCCGTGTGGGGCCCGTGGGTCAGCGTGGCCGCGCCCGGCGAGAACATCGTCACCCTCGACCCGCGCGGCCAGGGCCTGACCGACGCGAACTCCGACGAGAACAAGCGGCTCACCGCCATCCAGGGCACGAGCTTCGCCTCGCCGTACGTGGCCGGCGTGGTCGCGCTGGTGCGCCAGCGGTTCCCGGACCTGAAGGCGCGGCAGGTGATGGACCGGATCAAGGCGACCGCGCAGCACCCGGGCAACCCGAACGGCCGCGACCACAAGGTCGGCTACGGGATGATCAACCCGGTGGCCGCGCTGACCGCCGAGCTGCCGTCCGAGCGGCCGGGCGCGAAGCCCACCACGCCGGAGCAGCTGATCACCAACCTGGGTCCGCTGAACCCGCCGAGCAGCACACCGATGATCGTGGCGCTGTCGGGCACGGGCGCGGGCGTCGGCCTGCTCCTGCTGACCCTGTTCATCGTCCACACCGTGAACCGCAACCGCGCCCGCCGCGCCCTCGCACCACCCAGGCGCTCGACGATCTGA
- the eccD gene encoding type VII secretion integral membrane protein EccD, with the protein MATGTTVFSRVTVVAPRTRIDVALPADVAVADLLPMLLDMAKEATPDGGVRHGGWALAKLGDAPLDPSRTLASLGVVDGELLQLRKRNENPPPPLYDDVVDAIAESDPDSFRPWTKDTARRYGHLAGALALITAAVAVLMAGPLAGGGNLAPAICAGVLAVVAIAAGAVVARSYSATGTGVLVAAAGGLPMAYVAGLYIVPGPIGRPSLLLASVLVLIFASAAILLIGRGITVFIAAATAGALSALAFLIGIFVDHPVQGIAAGTAAVSLAALSVLPRLTIQLAKLPLPTVPGSAEDLKEDTGFPEYSVIERRTANAHEYLTGMIIGCGGTAALFAVIAAGDGTIWGPLLAIVVTLVLLLRGRAYANGAQAVALLVSGMVAGAGVLLGWLVESSPGDRLLYVFGALVIVGAAALVLGVIFPNQKFSPVLRRTVDVLEAILIAAVLPLALAVMDLYVAMRQLIPA; encoded by the coding sequence GTGGCGACCGGTACGACGGTGTTCAGCCGGGTGACGGTGGTTGCGCCGCGAACGCGTATCGACGTCGCGCTGCCCGCCGACGTCGCGGTGGCCGACCTGCTGCCGATGCTGCTGGACATGGCCAAGGAGGCCACTCCGGACGGTGGCGTGCGGCACGGCGGCTGGGCGCTGGCCAAGCTGGGCGACGCCCCGCTGGACCCCAGCCGCACGCTGGCCTCGCTCGGCGTGGTCGACGGCGAGCTCCTGCAGCTGCGCAAGCGCAACGAGAACCCGCCGCCCCCGCTGTACGACGACGTGGTCGACGCGATCGCCGAGTCGGACCCGGACAGCTTCCGCCCGTGGACCAAGGACACGGCGCGGCGCTACGGCCACCTCGCGGGCGCGCTGGCGCTCATCACGGCCGCGGTCGCGGTGCTGATGGCCGGTCCGCTCGCGGGCGGCGGCAACCTCGCGCCCGCCATCTGCGCGGGCGTCCTCGCCGTCGTCGCCATCGCGGCGGGCGCGGTGGTGGCCCGGTCCTACTCCGCGACCGGCACGGGCGTGCTGGTCGCGGCGGCGGGCGGCCTGCCCATGGCCTACGTCGCCGGCCTCTACATCGTGCCCGGTCCGATCGGCCGGCCGAGCCTGCTGCTGGCCAGCGTGCTGGTGCTGATCTTCGCCTCGGCCGCGATCCTGCTGATCGGCCGGGGCATCACGGTGTTCATCGCCGCCGCCACGGCCGGCGCGCTGAGCGCCCTCGCGTTCCTGATCGGCATCTTCGTCGACCACCCCGTGCAGGGCATCGCGGCGGGCACCGCGGCGGTCTCGCTGGCGGCGCTGTCCGTGCTGCCCCGGTTGACGATCCAGCTGGCCAAGCTGCCGCTGCCGACCGTGCCGGGCAGCGCGGAGGACCTCAAGGAGGACACCGGTTTCCCGGAGTACTCGGTGATCGAGCGGCGCACCGCGAACGCGCACGAGTACCTGACCGGCATGATCATCGGCTGTGGCGGCACGGCCGCCCTGTTCGCCGTGATCGCCGCGGGCGACGGCACCATCTGGGGCCCGCTGCTGGCGATCGTGGTGACGTTGGTGCTGCTGCTGCGGGGCCGCGCGTACGCCAACGGCGCGCAGGCGGTGGCGCTGCTGGTCAGCGGCATGGTCGCGGGCGCGGGCGTGCTGCTCGGGTGGCTGGTGGAGTCGTCGCCGGGAGACCGGCTGCTGTACGTGTTCGGCGCCCTGGTGATCGTCGGCGCGGCCGCCCTGGTGCTCGGCGTGATCTTCCCCAACCAGAAGTTCTCCCCGGTGCTGCGCCGCACGGTCGACGTGCTGGAAGCCATCCTGATCGCCGCGGTGCTGCCGCTGGCGCTGGCGGTGATGGACCTGTACGTGGCCATGCGCCAGCTCATCCCCGCGTGA